CTTCCACGACTGGAACGAGCGCATCGCCTTTGAGTGCTATACCCCCAACACCTGCGCCCGGGTCTATGACGGCCAGGGGCGCATCCTCAACATCGTCAACAACTACGAATATCTCAACTTCAACTTCGGGCCCACCCTGCTCTCCTGGCTGGCGGCCCACGCGCCGGTGACCTTTCAGCGGGTGGTGGCCGCCGATCGTTTAAGCCACACCCGCCTGGGGCACGGCAACGCCATCGCCCAGGCCTACAATCACGCCATTCTGCCCTTGGCCAGCCCCCGGGACCGGCTGACGGAGATCCTCTGGGGGCTTAAGGACTTTGAGCACCGCTTCGGCCGGGCGGCTGAAGCCCTGTGGCTGCCGGAGACCGCGGTGGACTACCCCACTTTGGCCGACCTGGTGGCCCAGGGCCTGACCTACGTGATCCTCTCCCCCTACCAGGCCCGGCGGGTCCGGCCCTTAAGCGGCGGCCCCTGGCAGCCGGTGACCGGCGAGAGCCTGGACACCACCCAGCCCTATCGCTGTTTTCTCCCCGAAGGTACCGGGGAACCCGGCCGGCGCAATTATATTGACGTCTTTTTTTACGACGGCCAGGTGGCCTCGGAGATCAGCTTCGGCGACCTTTTGGTGGACAGCTACCGCCTGGCGGAGCGCCTGACGGCCCGCTTCAACCCCGCCCTGCCCCGGCCCCAGCTCCTGCACGTGGCCACCGATGGCGAAAACTACGGCCATCACAAGAAATTCGGTGAGCTGGCCCTGGCCCACACCTTAACCGAGGCCCTGCCCCAGAAGGGCTTCCAGGTCACCAACTACGCCACTTTCCTGAAGCTGGCGCCGCCCACCCAGATGGTGGACCTGTACCTGGGGCCTGAAGGTGCCGGCAGCTCCTGGAGCTGTGCCCACGGAGTGGAGCGCTGGCGGAGTGACTGCGGCTGCAGCACCGGCGGCTTCCCTCATTGGCAGCAGCGCTGGCGCGCCCCCTTGCGGGAGGCCTTCGACTTTCTAAATGAGCGCTTGGCGGAGATCTTCGAGACCGAGGGGTCCCGGTATCTCAAGGACCCCTGGGCGGCCCGCAACGACTACATCGAGGTCATTTTGGACCGCAGCCCGGAGCGCCTGGCGGCCTTTTTCGCCCGCCACGGGGTGCCGGGGCTGTCCCCGGAGCAGTGGGTGCCGGCCTTGCGGCTGTTGGAGATGCAGCGCCATGCGCTCCTCATGTTCACCAGTTGCGGCTGGTTCTTTGCCGACCTGGCGGGGCTGGAGACCCTGCAGGTGCTGAAATACGCCGCCCGGGCCCTGCAGCTGGGGCTGTATTTCACCACCGCCGACCTCGAGGAGCCCTTTTTGGCCCGCCTGGAGCGGGCGGTGAGCAACCGGCCGGAGGAGGGCAACGGCCGCCGCATCTATGAGCGCCGCATCCGCCCGGCGGTGGTGGATTTCCCCAAGATCGTCAACCACTGGGTCATCTCCTGGCTTAAGGCCCGGGAGCGGCAGTGCCCCACCTGCATCTACCATTTCCGGGTGGAGCCCCGGGACCTGGAGGTGGAGAGCCACGCCTCCCTGGCCCTGGCCGCCGGCCGCCTCACCGTCACCTCGGGCATCACCCGGGCTTCCCAGGACCTGGGCTTTTTCACCGTGCACCTGGGCAGTTATCTCTACCGCACCCAGGTGCAGCGGCAGCCGGCCCCCCAGGAGTTCGCCGCCCTGAAGCAGGAGCTCTTTCAGGTCCTGAAAACCGCGCCGGAGGATTTGGTGCCCCTCATGGCCCGGCGCCTCGGGGGCGATTACTTCACCGTGCATGACGTCTTCCGGGAGGAAAAGCAGGAGATCTTCCGGGATCTGCTGGCCCCCAACCAGGAGGAGGCGGTGGGCCAGGTGATGCATCTCTTTGAGGAAGCCCGCGCCTTATTGGAGGCCATGGCCACGGAGAATCTGGCCCTGCCTCGCCTCTACCGGGCCTTGGGGGAGATCGCCCTCAACCGCCGCCTGGTGCTGGCCCTGCGCCATCTGGAGCCCGAGCCCTGGCTGCTGCCGGCCTCGGAGGAGGTGGCCGCCATCATCGCCGAGGCCTCCCTTTTGCACCTGAAACTGGAAACCGGGGAAGGGGCGCGCATCCTCTCCCGGATCCTGGAGCGCTACCTGAAGGAGCTGGCGGGCCGGCTGTCTCTGGAGACCGCCCAGCGGCTGAAAGAGTTTCTGGAACTGTTGGGCCGCATTCCCATCCAACTGGACCTCCGGGAGCCTCAAAACTTCTTTTTCTATCTGATGGAAGAGCACTTTCCGGCTTTGGCGGCCCGGGCCTCCCGGGACCCGGAGGCCCGCCGGCTGGCGGAACTGCTGGTGAGTCTGGCCGGCCCCTTGGGTTTCAGCCCCACGCGCTACCTCAGGCTCCTGGCGTAAAAGAGGCGAGGAGAAAGTGAGATGTCCCTGCTGAACCGGTTGGCCGAGGCGATGGCGGAGGCGGTGCAGGTCAAAAAACGGCTGGTGGCGGAGCAGGGCGAGCAGGTCATCGCCGCTGCCCGGCTTCTGGCGGACACCCTGCAGGCCGGCGGCAAGATCCTGCTCTTCGGCAACGGCGGCAGCGCCGCGGACGCCCAGCACCTGGCGGCGGAGTTCGTCAACCGCTTTCAGGTGGAGCGCCCGCCCCTGGCGGCGGTGGCCCTCACCACCGACACCTCCATCCTCACCGCGGTGGCCAACGATTACGATTTCCGGGAGGTCTTCGCCAAGCAGGTGCGGGCCTTGGGCAAGCCCGGGGATGCGGCGGTGGGCCTGAGCACCAGCGGCTCCTCCCCCAACGTGGTGGCGGCTCTCGCGACGGCCAAGGACCTGGGGCTTCGCACCCTGGCCTTAAGCGGCGGGGACGGCGGCCCGGTGGCCAAAGCGGCGGAGCTGGCCATCGTGGTGCCCTCCCGCAACACCCCCCGCATCCAGGAGGTGCACATCACCATCGGGCATGTGCTCTGCGACCTGGTGGATTATCTCCTCTTTCCGGACAGATTTGCCGAGTAAGGGCACGGCCGCAGCCGTCGGCCGGGGTTGCGCTTCCGGGCCGGCTGGCGGATAATCAGAAGGGCCGCCGGGCGGAAAGACCCGCGGGCTTCGCCATCCACCACCCGGGCCAGGATTTCTCCCTGCCATGACCAGCAAACCGCCTGTGGATCCCCTGGAGCCTCTGTCCTTGGAGGGGGTGCGCACCTATTCCTTATATGAGCGGCCCTCCAAGGTGGACCACACCCGCTTCGCCCGGCCCTGGGAGCTGGGGGGGAGCTTCAAGGACTTTTGCCGCTCGCTCCCCCGGCTGTTGGCGGGGGAGTGGCTGCTGGAGGTGGCCGCAGCCTGGGTGGCGGCGCGGCGCCAGGGTCATCTGGTGCTTCTGGGCATGGGGGCCCATGTGCTGAAAGTGGGCCTGAGCCCGGTGATCCTGGACCTCTGCCGCCGGGGGCTGGTAAGCGGCCTGGCCTTAAATGGCGCCGGCATCATCCATGACGCCGAGCTCGCCTTGGCCGGCCGCACCTCCGAGGACGTGGACGCCACCTTAAGCGGCGGGGAGTTCGGCATGGCCCGGGAGACCGCGGAGTTCCTCAACCGGGCCATCACCCAGGGAGTGGCCGACGGCCTGGGGCTGGGGGCGGCGGTGGGCCGGGCTCTCACTCAGGCGGACGCCCCTTACCGCCACCTGAGCCTGCTGGCCGGTGCCTGGGAGCTTCAGGTGCCGCTGACGGTGCACGTGGCCCTAGGCACCGATATCATCCACATTCACCCCTCCTGCGACCCCGCGGCCACCGGACTGGGCACCCACCGGGATTTCCGCCTCTTTGCCGCCCTGGTGAGCCGCCTGTCGGGGGGGATGTATCTCAACGTGGGCTCGGCGGTGCTTTTGCCCGAGGTCTTTTTGAAGGCGGTGACCCTGGCCCGCAACCTGGGCCATCCGGTGGCGCCGCTCACCACCGTGAATCTGGATTTCATCCAGCACTACCGGCCGCAGACCAACGTGGTGCGGCGGCCCACCGCCACCGGGGGGCGGGGCTTTGCCTTCACCGGCCACCATGAGCTGCTGGTGCCGCTTTTGGCGGCCCTGGTGACGGAACTGTGGGAGGAGGAGACCCATGCCGACTGACATTGTCATCGAAGCCCAGGACATCCGCATGGAGGGGGTTCTCTTTGATACCCCCACCGGCCGGGCCCTGGCGGCGGCCCTCCCTTTCTCCGGCACGGCCCATCGCTGGGGGGACGAAGTCTATTTCGCCGTGCCCCAGGTGGTGCAGGAGCTGGAGGACGACGCCCGGTTGACGGTGGAAGTGGGGGACCTGGCCTACTGGCCTTCGGGCCGGGCCTTTTGCATCTTTTTCGGCCTCACCCCGACGAGCGTCCCCGGGGAGATCCGGCCGGCCAGCGCCGTCAACCTGGTAGGACGGGTGTTGGGGGACCCCTGCTGCTTCGCCGCGGTCCGGGACGGCGACACGGTGACGGTCTCCCGGCGCTAAGAAGGCTTCGGCTTTTCCCCAGGGCATGCATCCTGGGAAAAAATGATTATAATTCCCTGAGAAGAAAATTTTCTTGTTTAACTTGTGACTTCTCACTTCCCTTCTGCCCCTGATGCGGAAGGGAGAGGGGATGAGGGAGAGAAGGCTGGGATTGACCCTCCTGCGCTCCTCTTCCCGATCATGATCAAGGTCCTCGAAATGCTGACAAACCCCCGGAGGGTCCAGCCCTGAAAGCCCTGGAATGGGGAGGGCTGGCGGCTTGGATAGCCCTGTGTTTCGGGGCTGCGGCCGTGGGGGCCCGGTTCACCCCGGGAGAGTGGTACGCCGGTTTGGCCAAACCCGCCTGGACCCCGCCGGATTGGGTCTTCGGGCCGGTGTGGACGCTGCTCTACCTGCTCCTGGCGCTGGCCGCCTGGCAGGTGTGGCGGCGTCACGGCTTTTCCGGGGCCGGCGGGGCGTTGGGGCTGTTTCTGGTGCAGCTCTTTTTCAATGCCCTGTGGTCCTGGATCTTCTTCGGGCTCAAGCAGCCCGGCTGGGCCCTTTTGGACCTCACGGCCCTATGGCTCACCGCCCTGGCCGCCACCCTGGCCTTCTGGCGCCTTGAGCCTGTGGCCGGCTGGCTGCTGGTGCCGTACATGGCCTGGCTGAGCTTTGCCGGTGCCCTTAACTTCGCCTTGTGGCGTTTGAATAGCTGAGTGTGGGGAGGATATATGCCCATCTTCGAATTTCACTGCGATAAGTGCAATCAGGACTTTGAAAAGCTGGTGTTCAAAGGCGATCCCGAGGTCACCTGCCCGGCCTGCGGCGGCCCGGTGGCCAAACTGATGAGCGCCTGCGCCTTCAAGACCGACTACCACGGCTTCATGTCCACGCCGTCTTCCGGCAGCAAGAGCTCCTGCTCCGGCTGCTCCGCCACTTCCTGCAGCACCTGCGGCTGAGGCAGGCGTGCCCCGGACCATCCGGATCGGCACCCGGGGAAGTGTCTTGGCCCTCACCCAGACCCGCTGGGTGGAGGCAGAGCTGCGCGCCGTGCACCCGGAGGTGGCCACCGAGCTGGTGGTGATCAAGACCACCGGCGACAAGATCACCGACGTGCCCCTGGCCCGCATCGGCGGCAAGGGCCTCTTCATCAAGGAGATCGAGGAGGCCCTGCTCAAAGGCGAGGTGGATCTGGCGGTGCACAGCCTGAAGGACATGCCGGCGGAGCTCCCCCCTGGCTGCGTCCTGGGGGCCTATCCGCCCCGGGAGGACTGGCGGGACGCCTTTTTGTCCCCTAAGTGGGCCTCCCTAGAGGAGATTCCCCCCGGCGGGCGGGTGGGCACGGGCAGCCTCAGGCGCCGGGTGCAACTCCTGCACCGGCGGCCCGATCTGGAGGTGGTGCCCCTGCGGGGCAATGTGGACACCCGCCTGCGCAAACTGGAGACGGAGAACCTGGAGGCCATCATCCTGGCGGCGGCGGGGCTGAAGCGCCTGGGCCTGGGGCACCTGCCCCGGCGGTATCTCGGGCCTGAGGAGATGCTCCCCGCCATCGGCCAAGGGGCGCTGGCTCTGGAGGTGCGGGCCGACGACCGGGAGATGCTGGAGCTGCTGGCGCCCCTGGATCATCACCCTACCCGGGTGACGGTCACCGCCGAGCGGGCCTTTCTGGCCCGCCTGGGGGGCGGCTGCCTGGTGCCGGTGGCGGCCCTGGGGGAACTCGCGGACGGCCGCCTGAGCCTCACCGGCCTCATCAGTGACGCCGAGGGCCGCCGGGTGGTCCAGGACCAGGTGACGGGTGAGCCGGAGGCGGCGGCAACCCTGGGCACGGAGCTGGCGACGCGCCTGTTGGCCGCCGGCGGCCGGGAGATCCTGGCCGCCTTTTATGAAGGGCAGGGCTGATCGGGGAGCCTGTTTGTGGGGGCGTGCCTGGATCCCCGGAGCCCGGCCTCGGCCCGGGATAAGTCCCGGGATTTACGACTTTTGTGGGCGGGAGTGCTTCACTCCCCCCGAAAATTTTCTTGACTTTGGGCTTACTTCTCCCTAAACTTCCAGGTAAGGGGGAAGTGATGTCGGGTTACCGGGGGAAAACCTGGCGGCTGGCGCTGGTGGCGATCTGCCTGCTGTGGGGTGCCGCCTCGGCAGCCTTTGCCGGCGAGGCCGCGGCGCTGTTTCAGCATCTGCCGCCCCTCTTCCGTCCGGTCTCCCAGGACGTCCCCGAAACCGCTTTGGAAGCCCAGATGGTGGGTGAGCGGCCGCCCGGCGAGGCCGGCCGTTCCTCCTATGATCAGACCCTCAGGGAGCTGCTGCCGGGCGTCACCCTGCAGGAAAAAGACGGCGGGGCAGTGCTGAAGCTCCCCCAGAACTTTTTGCTCAACATCTCCTTCCGCTACGGCAAGGAAAGCGGTTCCGCCCCACCCGAAGGCCAGGGGGCGCCGCAGCCTATCTTGCTCAAGTCCTCCCTCGATTACTCCCTCCTTCCCAACCTGCAGGTGGGGCTGAGCGGCTTCCTGTATCATGGGGTGGCGGACAGCCGCTACTTCCAGCGCCGCTATGGGGATGTCACCATGGGCCTGGGGCCCGGCGTGCGCTACGACCTGGGGCGCTGGAGCCTCACCCTCCAAAGCCAGTACGGCACCAAGTCCAGGGACCAGAAAGAGGGCCTGCAGAACTGGTTCCGGGTCTGGTACGCCTTTTAATACCTCTCTCTCCTGCCCTTGCTGCGTTTCCCGGAGCCTTTGATTCCCGCCCGGTTGCTTCAGCGGCGGCAGCGTTTCCTCGCCCAGGTGGAGCTCCCTGACGGCTCCCGGCCCTGGGTGCATGTGCCCAACTCCGGGGCCCTCACCGGCTGCCTCAGCCCTGGTCTGCCCATCCTGCTCACGGCGGAGAACTCCCCCCATCGCAAAACCCCTTACACCTGGCGCTTCGCTGAGGGGCCGGCGGGCTGGATCTGCATTGACACCCTGGCCCCCAACCGCCTGGTGGCCGAGGCCCTGCAAGGCCCAGGGCTGCCGGAGTTTCCCCGGATCAAGGCCCTGAAGCCGGAGGTGACCCTCCCCGGGGGCGGCCGCCTGGACTTTGTGGCCGACCTGGGCGGGCGCCTGGCCTTTGTGGAGGTGAAGAGCGTCACCTGGGTGGAGGAGGGCGTGGCCCTCTTCCCCGACGGCGTCACCACCCGGGGCCGGCGCCACCTGCAGGAGCTGGCCGCCTTGGTGCGCCAGGGCCACCTGGCCTGGCAGATCTTCGTGGTGCAGCGGGCCGACGGGGTGCTGCTCCGGCCCGCCTGGCAGGTGGACCCGGCTTACGCCCAGGAGCTGGCCCGGGCCCATGAGGCCGGCGTCAAGATCCTGGTTTTCCGAGAAAAGGTGGCCCCTCCGGAAATTAGCCTTGCCGAAATCCTCCCCTTTGATTTAAGATTAACCGGCCTTTAATCGGAAACTTACGGATTTCTCACGCGGCAAGGAAATCTGGGAAGATGCTCAATAACGACCTGCGCGTCTTCACCGGCAACGCCAACCCGGAGCTGGCCCGGAAGATCTGTGAGGAACTGGGGATCAACCTGGGGCAGGCCCTGGTCTCCACCTTCAGCGACGGGGAGATCCGGGTGGAGATCGGCGAAAACGTCCGCGGCCGGGACGTCTTTCTCATCCAGCCCACCAGCCCGCCGGTGAACCAGCACCTCATGGAGCTGCTCATCATGATCGACGCGGTGAAACGGGCTTCGGCCCGGCGCATCACCGCAGTGATCCCCTATTTCGGCTACGCCCGCCAGGACCGCAAGGTGGCCCCCCGGGTGCCCATCTCCGCCAAACTGGTGGCCGACCTCCTCACCACCGCCGGCGCCGACCGCATCCTCACCATGGACCTGCACGTGGGCCAGATCCAGGGCTTCTTCGACATCCCGGTGGACAACCTTTACGGCTCCCCGGTGATGATCCCCTATATCCACGAAAACTTCAAAAACGACCTGGTCATCGTCTCCCCGGACGCCGGCGGGGTGGCCCGGGCCCGGGCCTACGCCAAACGCCTGGGCGCTTCCCTGGGCCTCATCGACAAACGCCGGGACGCCCCCGGCAAGGCCACGGCCATGCACCTCATCGGCGACGTCCTGGGCAAAGACGTGGTCATCATGGACGACATCGTGGACACCGGCGGCACCCTGACCGAGGCGGCCAAGGTCATCCTGGGCCATGGCGCCCTGAGCGTCAACGCCTGCTGCACCCACGCAGTGCTCTCCGGCCCGGCGGTCTCCCGCATCTCCGACTCCCAGCTCAAACACCTGGTGGTCACCGACACCATCCGCCTGAACGACGCCGCCCAGAAATGCCCCAAAATCGTGCAACTGAGCGTGGCCCGCACCTTCGCCCGGGCCATCCTCAACATCCACCGGGAAGAATCCATCAGCTCCCTGTTCGAGATTCATTTCTAAGTAAAGTGGCCTGGTGACCGGGACGCCCGGGCGGGTGTCCCGGTCACCAACGGGAGAGGGGGCCAGGGGTCGAGGACCCCTGCCCCCTCTCCCGTCCCCTCTCCCCCAACCCCATAAGGGGGGTGGGGGAGGGGAGTGTGAGGGGAGGGAGGGGGGCCATCGGCCCCCCGGCCCTCCCCTCACACTTTCCTTAAATGACCTTGATCTCTTCCAGGTTGTCCTGCCAGTTGTCCCAGAGGTAGTGGTCCAGGCGGCCGGCGGCGATGAGGCCCAGGGCGAAGCGGGCCTGGGCGGCGTAGAAGTCGCACAGGGCCGCGGGGCCGTTCAGGGTGCCGTGCATGGCGTGGATTTCCGCCGGGCAGGGGGCGCCGCAGAAGTGGCGCACGCTGCAGCGCCGGCAGGGGTGGATGTCTTCCACCCGGCGGCCGGTGACCTGGCGGAAGGGCTCGGTGGCCAGGAGGTCGGCGAGGGGGGTGTCGAAGAGGTTGCCGCCGTGGAATTCCGGCAGGCCCAGAAACTCGCTGCAGGGGGTGACTTCGCCGGCGGCGCCCACCGCAAAGAAGCAGCGGCCGCCGCCGCAGGGGGAGATGTCGCACATCAGCCGCCTGGCCCCCGGGGCCACAAAGCCCAGAAGCAGGTTGGCGAAATTGCCCACCACCAGCTTGCGGCCGGTCTGCTCCAGGAGCTCATCGGCCCGTTCCAGGGCGGTGAAAAAGTAATGGGCCAAAGCGGCGGGCTCCGGCAGGAGCTCCCGGCCGCCGGTCTGTGTGCCTCTCACCGGGTTGAGGAGGGCGTTTTGCACCCCCCGGGCGTGGAGGAACTCCACCAGCTCCGGGAGCGCCGCCACGTTTTCCCGGGTGACGGTGACGATGACGTTGAGCCCCGGGTAGTCGGCCAGCTCCTCCAGGGCCTGCACCGTCTGGGCAAAGACCCCCTCGCCTCCCAAGGTCTTGCGGGTGCGGTCGGCGATGGCGGCGCTGGGGCCGTCCAAAGACAGGCCGATGCCCGCGCCCTGGGAGACCAGAAACTCCCGGGCTTCCCGATCCAGCAGGGTGGCGTTGGTCTGGACCCCGAAGCGGAAGCGCCCGGCAAAGCTTTCCATGCCCGCAAAGACCGCTTCCTTGGCCAAAAGCGGCTCGCTGCCGTGGAAGACGAGCTGGGGGCGGGCCCCCTCCGGGAGGATGCTCCGGAAATACTCATCCAGAAGCTCCAGGGCCCGCAGGAGTTCGGCCGGGGTCATCTGGCGGCCTTTCTGCCGCATGTCCCGGGGGAGGTAGCAATAGGTGCAGTTGAGGTTGCAGCGTTCCGTGGGGTTGAAATAGACCGCCGAGGGCAAAAGTCCGAAGCGCACCGTGTGCAGGTCCCGGGCCAGTTCCGCTTTCCTGGCGGCGAAAGCCTGCGGGAGCTCCGGGCCCAGGAGGAGGTCCAGGGCTTCTTCGCGGCGCACCAGCACCCAGAAAGCGGTGTCCGGCTCGATCAGGGCCACATAGTCCGGGTGGGCGGTCTTAAGCACCT
This genomic window from Desulfobaccales bacterium contains:
- a CDS encoding DUF3536 domain-containing protein — encoded protein: MDSPAPKRAQGYVVIHGHFYQPPRENPWIEEIEEEAGAQPFHDWNERIAFECYTPNTCARVYDGQGRILNIVNNYEYLNFNFGPTLLSWLAAHAPVTFQRVVAADRLSHTRLGHGNAIAQAYNHAILPLASPRDRLTEILWGLKDFEHRFGRAAEALWLPETAVDYPTLADLVAQGLTYVILSPYQARRVRPLSGGPWQPVTGESLDTTQPYRCFLPEGTGEPGRRNYIDVFFYDGQVASEISFGDLLVDSYRLAERLTARFNPALPRPQLLHVATDGENYGHHKKFGELALAHTLTEALPQKGFQVTNYATFLKLAPPTQMVDLYLGPEGAGSSWSCAHGVERWRSDCGCSTGGFPHWQQRWRAPLREAFDFLNERLAEIFETEGSRYLKDPWAARNDYIEVILDRSPERLAAFFARHGVPGLSPEQWVPALRLLEMQRHALLMFTSCGWFFADLAGLETLQVLKYAARALQLGLYFTTADLEEPFLARLERAVSNRPEEGNGRRIYERRIRPAVVDFPKIVNHWVISWLKARERQCPTCIYHFRVEPRDLEVESHASLALAAGRLTVTSGITRASQDLGFFTVHLGSYLYRTQVQRQPAPQEFAALKQELFQVLKTAPEDLVPLMARRLGGDYFTVHDVFREEKQEIFRDLLAPNQEEAVGQVMHLFEEARALLEAMATENLALPRLYRALGEIALNRRLVLALRHLEPEPWLLPASEEVAAIIAEASLLHLKLETGEGARILSRILERYLKELAGRLSLETAQRLKEFLELLGRIPIQLDLREPQNFFFYLMEEHFPALAARASRDPEARRLAELLVSLAGPLGFSPTRYLRLLA
- a CDS encoding D-sedoheptulose 7-phosphate isomerase yields the protein MSLLNRLAEAMAEAVQVKKRLVAEQGEQVIAAARLLADTLQAGGKILLFGNGGSAADAQHLAAEFVNRFQVERPPLAAVALTTDTSILTAVANDYDFREVFAKQVRALGKPGDAAVGLSTSGSSPNVVAALATAKDLGLRTLALSGGDGGPVAKAAELAIVVPSRNTPRIQEVHITIGHVLCDLVDYLLFPDRFAE
- a CDS encoding cyclophilin-like fold protein — translated: MPTDIVIEAQDIRMEGVLFDTPTGRALAAALPFSGTAHRWGDEVYFAVPQVVQELEDDARLTVEVGDLAYWPSGRAFCIFFGLTPTSVPGEIRPASAVNLVGRVLGDPCCFAAVRDGDTVTVSRR
- a CDS encoding TspO/MBR family protein, which gives rise to MCFGAAAVGARFTPGEWYAGLAKPAWTPPDWVFGPVWTLLYLLLALAAWQVWRRHGFSGAGGALGLFLVQLFFNALWSWIFFGLKQPGWALLDLTALWLTALAATLAFWRLEPVAGWLLVPYMAWLSFAGALNFALWRLNS
- a CDS encoding zinc ribbon domain-containing protein, with amino-acid sequence MPIFEFHCDKCNQDFEKLVFKGDPEVTCPACGGPVAKLMSACAFKTDYHGFMSTPSSGSKSSCSGCSATSCSTCG
- the hemC gene encoding hydroxymethylbilane synthase, whose protein sequence is MPRTIRIGTRGSVLALTQTRWVEAELRAVHPEVATELVVIKTTGDKITDVPLARIGGKGLFIKEIEEALLKGEVDLAVHSLKDMPAELPPGCVLGAYPPREDWRDAFLSPKWASLEEIPPGGRVGTGSLRRRVQLLHRRPDLEVVPLRGNVDTRLRKLETENLEAIILAAAGLKRLGLGHLPRRYLGPEEMLPAIGQGALALEVRADDREMLELLAPLDHHPTRVTVTAERAFLARLGGGCLVPVAALGELADGRLSLTGLISDAEGRRVVQDQVTGEPEAAATLGTELATRLLAAGGREILAAFYEGQG
- the sfsA gene encoding DNA/RNA nuclease SfsA, which translates into the protein MLRFPEPLIPARLLQRRQRFLAQVELPDGSRPWVHVPNSGALTGCLSPGLPILLTAENSPHRKTPYTWRFAEGPAGWICIDTLAPNRLVAEALQGPGLPEFPRIKALKPEVTLPGGGRLDFVADLGGRLAFVEVKSVTWVEEGVALFPDGVTTRGRRHLQELAALVRQGHLAWQIFVVQRADGVLLRPAWQVDPAYAQELARAHEAGVKILVFREKVAPPEISLAEILPFDLRLTGL
- a CDS encoding ribose-phosphate pyrophosphokinase, which gives rise to MLNNDLRVFTGNANPELARKICEELGINLGQALVSTFSDGEIRVEIGENVRGRDVFLIQPTSPPVNQHLMELLIMIDAVKRASARRITAVIPYFGYARQDRKVAPRVPISAKLVADLLTTAGADRILTMDLHVGQIQGFFDIPVDNLYGSPVMIPYIHENFKNDLVIVSPDAGGVARARAYAKRLGASLGLIDKRRDAPGKATAMHLIGDVLGKDVVIMDDIVDTGGTLTEAAKVILGHGALSVNACCTHAVLSGPAVSRISDSQLKHLVVTDTIRLNDAAQKCPKIVQLSVARTFARAILNIHREESISSLFEIHF
- the cbpB gene encoding peptide-modifying radical SAM enzyme CbpB, which codes for MLNRQLVTAAAPVAQANAGAAPHFQVLKTAHPDYVALIEPDTAFWVLVRREEALDLLLGPELPQAFAARKAELARDLHTVRFGLLPSAVYFNPTERCNLNCTYCYLPRDMRQKGRQMTPAELLRALELLDEYFRSILPEGARPQLVFHGSEPLLAKEAVFAGMESFAGRFRFGVQTNATLLDREAREFLVSQGAGIGLSLDGPSAAIADRTRKTLGGEGVFAQTVQALEELADYPGLNVIVTVTRENVAALPELVEFLHARGVQNALLNPVRGTQTGGRELLPEPAALAHYFFTALERADELLEQTGRKLVVGNFANLLLGFVAPGARRLMCDISPCGGGRCFFAVGAAGEVTPCSEFLGLPEFHGGNLFDTPLADLLATEPFRQVTGRRVEDIHPCRRCSVRHFCGAPCPAEIHAMHGTLNGPAALCDFYAAQARFALGLIAAGRLDHYLWDNWQDNLEEIKVI